A region of Vitis vinifera cultivar Pinot Noir 40024 chromosome 13, ASM3070453v1 DNA encodes the following proteins:
- the LOC104881270 gene encoding pentatricopeptide repeat-containing protein At1g25360-like → MSSEPPRSDQIEATAKLQVTELLKLNELSHMAEQCLGPGIPVNFGELKSLTVMISGLAQNGFGEEGLKLFNRIKSEGFEPCDYALARAIIDCAWFATLMHGRQLPAQFVRLGFDSSLSAGNALMTMYAKCGVVEAAHCVLITMPCLDSVSWNAMIAALSQHGHDA, encoded by the exons ATGTCATCTGAACCCCCAAGGAGCGACCAAATTGAGGCTACAGCCAAGTTGCAGGTTACTGAGCTTCTGAAGTTGAATGAGTTAAGTCATATGGCTGAGCAATGCTTAGGGCCTGGGATTCCTGTGAATTTTGGTGAATTGAAGTCTTTG ACTGTGATGATATCTGGATTGGCACAAAATGGTTTTGGTGAAGAAGGTCTGAAGCTATTCAATCGTATAAAGTCAGAGGGCTTTGAGCCATGTGATTATGCACTTGCAAGGGCAATTATTGATTGTGCTTGGTTTGCAACATTGATGCATGGACGGCAGCTCCCTGCTCAGTTTGTCCGGCTAGGTTTTGACTCAAGCCTTTCAGCAGGAAATGCACTGATGACAATGTATGCAAAATGTGGTGTTGTTGAGGCTGCCCACTGTGTTCTCATAACAATGCCTTGTTTGGATTCAGTATCTTGGAATGCCATGATTGCAGCTCTGAGTCAACATGGACATGATGCTTAA